One window of the Georgenia sp. TF02-10 genome contains the following:
- a CDS encoding SRPBCC family protein, producing MSVHRRTVHASVDRVWSVLADGWLYPLFVVGASRMRDVDPSWPAPGSALHHSVGSWPLLIDDSTSVVESDPPTRIRLRARAWPAGEADVTFHLQPRGVDTEVVIEEDAASGPAVLVPRPLRAPLLDWRNSETLRRLAYVVEGRTD from the coding sequence ATGAGCGTCCACCGCCGCACCGTCCACGCCAGCGTCGACCGCGTCTGGAGCGTCCTCGCCGACGGCTGGCTCTACCCGCTGTTCGTGGTGGGGGCCTCCCGGATGCGCGACGTCGACCCCAGCTGGCCCGCCCCGGGCAGCGCCCTGCACCACTCCGTCGGCAGCTGGCCGCTGCTCATCGACGACAGCACCTCCGTCGTCGAGAGCGACCCGCCGACCCGGATCCGGCTGCGGGCCCGTGCCTGGCCGGCGGGTGAGGCGGACGTGACCTTCCACCTGCAGCCGCGCGGGGTGGACACCGAGGTGGTCATCGAGGAGGACGCCGCCTCCGGGCCGGCGGTCCTCGTCCCGCGCCCGCTGCGGGCCCCGCTGCTCGACTGGCGCAACAGCGAGACGCTGCGGCGCCTGGCCTACGTCGTGGAGGGTCGCACCGACTGA
- a CDS encoding SDR family oxidoreductase has translation MISSDDVVLVTGASSGIGLEVARMAAERGAHVQLLARGRSGLEEAAARCVDAGAASAQVLPCDVGDHEAVAAAVSDVVGRHGRLDAVVNAAGVFAFGRLTDVPAEVFERVVRTNLLGSANVARATLPVLRARGEGSLVLFGSLLGHIVSPYAAPYVVSKWGVRALVRVLQAENRDLPGIRVGYAAPAGVDTPIYQRAANYVGHPLRPPPPASDVATVARDVLDFLDGRRRRPFGDPLPRAFHLAARIGCTVLPDRLYDALGKVALAAAVTDRSETVADGPGAVLEPDVRTGSATP, from the coding sequence GTGATCTCCTCCGACGACGTCGTGCTGGTCACCGGTGCCTCCAGCGGCATCGGCCTCGAGGTCGCCCGGATGGCGGCGGAGCGGGGCGCGCACGTGCAGCTCCTGGCCCGCGGCCGCAGCGGCCTCGAGGAGGCCGCGGCGCGCTGCGTGGACGCCGGCGCCGCCTCGGCGCAGGTGCTGCCGTGCGACGTCGGTGACCACGAGGCGGTCGCGGCCGCGGTGTCCGACGTCGTCGGCCGCCACGGCCGCCTCGACGCCGTCGTCAACGCCGCCGGCGTGTTCGCGTTCGGGCGGCTGACCGACGTGCCGGCCGAGGTGTTCGAGCGGGTGGTGCGCACCAACCTGCTCGGCTCGGCGAACGTCGCCCGGGCCACTCTCCCGGTGCTGCGCGCGCGGGGCGAGGGCTCCCTGGTCCTCTTCGGCTCGCTGCTCGGCCACATCGTCTCTCCGTACGCCGCGCCGTACGTCGTGAGCAAGTGGGGCGTCCGCGCCCTGGTCCGCGTCCTCCAGGCGGAGAACCGCGACCTGCCGGGCATCCGGGTCGGCTACGCCGCGCCCGCCGGCGTCGACACCCCGATCTACCAGCGCGCGGCCAACTACGTCGGCCACCCGCTGCGGCCGCCGCCGCCGGCGAGCGACGTGGCGACGGTCGCCCGCGACGTCCTCGACTTCCTCGACGGCCGCCGGCGTCGCCCGTTCGGAGATCCGCTGCCGCGCGCGTTCCACCTCGCCGCGCGGATCGGCTGCACGGTGCTGCCCGACCGGCTCTACGACGCCCTCGGCAAGGTGGCGCTCGCCGCCGCCGTCACCGACCGCTCCGAGACCGTCGCGGACGGCCCGGGAGCGGTGCTCGAGCCGGACGTCAGGACAGGCTCCGCCACCCCGTAG